One segment of Echeneis naucrates chromosome 15, fEcheNa1.1, whole genome shotgun sequence DNA contains the following:
- the eloal gene encoding elongin A, like, which produces MASSSEVAKKVMRFKLQLTDPAESATMREAPLVLKLAASSCSAYGCHPSSLKVVKILKKLKDLDITLDILAETGIGKTVNSLRRHEKAGEFAKSLVKGWKKLVPKACSSHTEAGDASGTVFVKDKLDEESCPNTGHSTPEDFNNNCLTSVTKCQDSSDEDVSRRRKAASEKKILQQQKGNKKANREKSHQENQSFFQNFPVLEKKIGGETMEHSLASKKKKSDRSGRKSEAGDLFHGNKNSENTLQRSQSGSREKLKSNSDSGGIGPEKESNDKSKPSNYFSEEDEELFSIEPSHKSSNNGIRDDRSSGKLRSSKAQKRKRKKTSKEREVGLKDKQESESEGHSKHKAKKAKTKHKNSDSDQGGPSKSFESYLNYDVNAFKRKEQHGVKKLPKKIKTAIREEATKDPGMKLFKSPVMSVKVSPPKKFQASIVDLMNIPLPAVLPELEKPSAFEYFDRKAERESDFCDASEESAVFTGQRLNTKMQVYSGAKTVFLPTMMSLYQQCIRILQNNINLLYETGGVPFEILEPVLERCTPEQLLRIEECNPIYVGATDHLWGKHCQRDFKDSSLQEYESWKEMYTRLSEERERKLQRLTKSIVSAHSNKPKGRQVKMAFIHTVAKPPRDVRIQQEIHGTAAQQPHQPKCRSCSNDGKCGGGGGPLGAGAGPSVPLRGGPVLNGTVQRRDREEEPPGTVT; this is translated from the exons ATGGCCAGCAGCTCTGAGGTGGCGAAGAAAGTCATGCGGTTCAAACTCCAGCTCACAGACCCAGCAGAGTCTGCCACG ATGAGGGAGGCGCCTTTAGTGCTAAAATTGGCAGCTTCCAGTTGTTCAGCTTATGGCTGCCATCCATCATCCCTGAAG GTTGTTAAAATTTTGAAGAAGCTCAAAGATCTGGATATCACATTAGACATTCTTGCT GAAACTGGAATTGGTAAAACAGTTAACTCCTTGCGCCGACATGAGAAGGCTGGAGAATTTGCTAAGTCTCTTGTTAAAGGCTGGAAAAAACTGGTCCCTAAGGCGTGTTCAAG CCACACAGAGGCTGGAGATGCCTCAGGGACTGTGTTTGTTAAAGACAAACTAGATGAAGAAAGCTGTCCAAACACTGGACATTCGACACCAGAGGATTTCAACAATAACTGCTTAACATCAGTCACCAAGTGTCAGGATTCATCAGATGAGGATGTCTCCAGGAGGAGGAAAGCtgcttcagagaaaaaaatacttcagcaacagaaaggaaacaagaaAGCAAATCGAGAAAAAAGTCACCAAGAAAACCAGAGTTTCTTTCAGAATTTTCCAGTCTTGGAAAAGAAAATTGGAGGTGAAACAATGGAACATTCGCTTgcttcaaagaagaagaaaagtgatcGGAGCGGCAGAAAATCAGAAGCTGGAGATCTTTTCCATGGGAACAAAAATTCTGAGAACACTCTTCAGAGATCCCAGTCTGGCTCCagggaaaaactgaaaagcaatTCTGATAGTGGGGGAATTGGGCCAGAAAAAGAGTCAAATGACAAATCAAAGCCATCAAATTACTTttcagaggaagatgaagaattGTTTTCAATTGAACCCAGCCACAAATCCTCAAATAATGGTATCAGAGATGATAGATCTTCAGGAAAATTAAGGAGCTCCAAGgcccaaaagagaaaaaggaagaaaacaagcaaagagagagaagttgGTCTTAAAGACAAGCAAGAGTCAGAAAGTGAGGGACATTCAAAACATAAagccaaaaaagcaaaaacaaagcacaaaaacagtGACAGCGACCAAGGCGGGCCCTCCAAGTCTTTTGAATCATACTTGAACTATGATGTTAATGCTTTCAAGAGAAAAGAACAACATGGAGTGAAGAAACTCCCCAAGAAAATCAAGACAGCAATAAGAGAAGAAGCAACAAAAGATCCTGGTATGAAACTTTTCAAGTCACCTGTGATGTCTGTAAAAGTTAGTCCTCCAAAGAAG TTTCAGGCATCTATAGTGGACCTGATGAATATTCCTTTGCCTGCTGTTCTGCCTGAATTGGAAAAGCCATCCGCTTTTGAATACTTTGATAGAAAAG CTGAGAGGGAGTCTGATTTCTGTGATGCCTCTGAAGAGTCTGCTGTTTTCACCGGTCAGCGACTTAATACGAAGATGCAAGTGTACTCTGGCGCCAAGACCGTCTTCCTCCCAACAATGATGAGCTTGTATCAACAGTGTATCCGGATACTCCAGAACAATATAAACT TGCTTTATGAAACCGGAGGAGTCCCGTTTGAAATCCTCGAGCCAGTATTGGAGAGGTGTACGCCAGAGCAGCTGCTACGCATTGAAGAATGCAACCCA ATCTACGTTGGAGCGACAGACCATTTATGGGGGAAACACTGCCAGAGAGACTTCAAAGACTCCAGCCTTCAGGAGTATGAATCATGGAAAGAGATGTACACGAGGCTGTctgaggagagggaaagaaagctCCAAAGACTGACAAAAAGCATTGTATCAGCACATTCCAACAAACCCAAAG gtcgGCAGGTGAAGATGGCATTTATTCACACTGTTGCCAAGCCACCAAGAGATGTACGAATTCAGCAGGAAATTCATGGAACTGCTGCTCAGCAGCCTCATCAGCCCAAGTGCAG GAGTTGCTCCAATGATGGCAAA tgtGGTGGTGGCGGGGGGCCCCTCGGGGCTGGTGCCGGCCCCTCGGTGCCCCTCCGCGGCGGCCCTGTGCTGAACGGGACAGTCCAGAGGAGGGACCGGGAGGAGGAGCCGCCTGGGACGGTGACGTAG
- the LOC115055018 gene encoding protein scribble homolog encodes MTAKTSSQESCISQVPLRLQIKVSGQRGSLGISIAGGKGSLPYKDHDEGIFISRVTKGGPSEKAGVHVGDRLLEVNGLNMQGATHHEAVSALRTAGSCISMKVLRERLVPREGCDSHQAQDPSDGTALQLCNKDARGKEPNTESPDCPSKKIEAVVCNGNSISNLESKLSETSAKLKQEALTKTDSLQVSKHTMTIPRIILTHPSTSDEDVELLTQSLGRELLHDTGIPRRRVSPDSFDSAFYPP; translated from the exons ATGACAGCGAAGACCTCTTCTCAGGAATCATGCATCTCCCAAGTGCCATTAAGA TTGCAGATCAAAGTGTCTGGCCAGAGGGGCAGTCTGGGGATCAGCATTGCTGGTGGGAAGGGCTCGCTGCCTTACAAAGACCATGATGAG GGTATTTTTATTTCCAGAGTAACAAAAGGTGGGCCATCAGAAAAAGCAGGGGTCCATGTTGGAGACAGATTACTGGAG GTGAACGGCCTCAACATGCAGGGGGCGACCCACCATGAGGCCGTCAGTGCCCTGAGGACGGCCGGCAGCTGCATCAGCATGAAAGTGCTCAGAGAAAGGCTGGTCCCTCGAGAAGGATGTGATTCGCATCAGGCCCAGGATCCTTCAGATGGAACCGCATTACAGCTCTGCAACAAGGATGCAAGAGGCAAAGAGCCCAACACAGAGAGCCCAGATTGTCCTTCCAAGAAGATCGAGGCAGTTGTTTGTAACGGCAACAGcatt TCCAATCTGGAGAGCAAGCTGAGTGAGACTTCAGCCAAGCTCAAGCAGGAGGCATTGACCAAAACTGATTCACTTCAAGTTAGCAAGCACACAATGACA ATCCCACGGATCATCCTCACTCATCCCTCTACCTCAGATGAAGACGTGGAGCTCCTGACACAGAGCCTTGGCAGAGAGCTTCTTCATGACACTGGCATTCCCAGGAGACGTGTAAGCCCTGACAGTTTTGACAGTGCTTTCTATCCACCTTGA
- the LOC115054988 gene encoding leucine-rich repeat-containing protein 1 isoform X1, producing MFHCIPLWRCNRHVEMIDKRHCSLLFVPDEIYRYGRSLEELLLDANQLRDLPKPFFQLVKLRKLGLSDNEIHRLPPEIANFMQLVELDVSRNDIMEIPESISYCRALQVADFSGNPLTRLPESFPELRNLTCLSINDISLQVLPENIGNLSNLVSLELRENLLTFLPESLSQLHRLEELDLGNNELYNLPESIGCLVSLKDLWLDGNQLADIPAEIGSMKSLLCLDVSENKLGYLPEELGGLQSLADLLVSQNLIDALPESIGKLRKLSILKADQNKLTYLPESIGNCESLTELVLTENHIQSLPRSIGKLKRLSNFNCDRNQLVTLPKEIGGCAGLNVFCVRENKLTRIPSELSQATELHVFDVSGNRLTHLPLSLTTLRLKALWLSENQSQPLLTFQTDEDPASGEKVLTCVLLPQQPCEPDNKGPDKLSRFGALESLVNDMADDTWDNKAMNRISAIHFLDDDDDEDDDKGTLLRRATPHPGELKTMKKAAENLRNDLNAAKGLDSNKNEVNNAADRVTTSV from the exons ATGTTTCACTGTATCCCCCTGTGGCGGTGCAACCGTCATGTGGAGATGATCGATAAACGCCACTGCTCGCTGCTGTTCGTGCCCGACGAGATCTACCGCTACGGCcggagtttggaggagctgctgctcgATGCCAACCAGCTCCGGGACTTGCCCAAG CCGTTTTTCCAGCTGGTCAAACTAAGAAAACTTGGTCTGAGTGACAACGAGATCCATAGACTTCCACCAGAAATAGCCAACTTCATGCAGCTGGTAGAACTGGATGTCTCTCGAAATG ATATTATGGAAATTCCAGAGAGCATTTCATACTGCAGAGCCCTCCAAGTGGCAGATTTCAGTGGAAATCCATTAACAAG GTTACCTGAAAGCTTTCCAGAGCTGCGGAATCTAACATGCCTTTCCATCAATGATATTTCATTGCAAGTTCTTCCAGAAAACATTGGAAA CCTGTCCAACTTGGTATCACTAGAGCTCAGAGAAAATCTGCTCACATTCCTCCCAGA GTCACTATCTCAGCTTCATAGACTTGAAGAACTCGACCTAGGAAATAATGAACTGTACAATCTG CCGGAGTCAATAGGCTGTCTTGTCAGCTTGAAGGACTTGTGGCTGGATGGAAACCAGTTGGCTGACATACCTGCT GAAATAGGCAGTATGAAAAGCCTGCTGTGTCTGGATGTGTCAGAGAACAAACTTGGCTACCTTCCTGAGGAGTTGGGTGGCCTGCAGTCCCTAGCAGACCTGCTGGTGTCTCAGAACCTCATTGATGCGCTGCCTGAAAGCATTG gaAAGCTTCGGAAGCTTTCTATATTAAAAGCTGATCAGAATAAACTAACTTATCTTCCCGAGAGCATTGGCAACTGTGAAAGTCTTACGGAACTTGTGCTGACAGAAAACCACATACag AGCTTGCCAAGGAGTATTGGGAAATTGAAACGGCTTTCCAACTTCAACTGTGACAGAAACCAGCTAGTGACCTTACCCAAGGAG ATTGGGGGCTGCGCCGGTCTGAATGTCTTCTGCGTACGAGAGAACAAACTGACGAGGATACCATCAGAACTGTCTCAAGCCACTGAACTACATGTTTTTGATGTCTCTGGCAATAG GCTGACCCACTTGCCACTGTCACTGACCACACTACGACTGAAAGCCTTATGGTTGTCGGAAAACCAGTCGCAGCCTCTTCTCACCTTTCAGACCGATGAGGATCCTGCCTCAGGCGAAAAGGTGCTCACctgtgtgctgctgcctcagcagcCATGTGAACCAGACAATAAAG GCCCTGATAAACTTTCCCGCTTTGGAGCCCTAGAAAGCCTGGTGAATGACATGGCAGATGACACGTGGGACAACAAAGCCATGAACAGGATCAGTGCCATTCACTTCCTTGACGATGACGATGACGAAGATGACGACAAG GGAACACTACTTCGGCGGGCTACTCCTCACCCCGGTGAGCTGAAAACAATGAAGAAAGCAGCCGAGAACCTGCGCAACGACCTGAACGCTGCCAAAGGCCTGGACTCCAACAAAAATGAGGTCAATAACGCTGCAGACAGAGTGACCACGTCTGTGTGA
- the LOC115054988 gene encoding leucine-rich repeat-containing protein 1 isoform X2 yields MFHCIPLWRCNRHVEMIDKRHCSLLFVPDEIYRYGRSLEELLLDANQLRDLPKPFFQLVKLRKLGLSDNEIHRLPPEIANFMQLVELDVSRNDIMEIPESISYCRALQVADFSGNPLTRLPESFPELRNLTCLSINDISLQVLPENIGNLSNLVSLELRENLLTFLPESLSQLHRLEELDLGNNELYNLPESIGCLVSLKDLWLDGNQLADIPAEIGSMKSLLCLDVSENKLGYLPEELGGLQSLADLLVSQNLIDALPESIGKLRKLSILKADQNKLTYLPESIGNCESLTELVLTENHIQSLPRSIGKLKRLSNFNCDRNQLVTLPKEIGGCAGLNVFCVRENKLTRIPSELSQATELHVFDVSGNRLTHLPLSLTTLRLKALWLSENQSQPLLTFQTDEDPASGEKVLTCVLLPQQPCEPDNKGPDKLSRFGALESLVNDMADDTWDNKAMNRISAIHFLDDDDDEDDDKVRGTLLRRATPHPGELKTMKKAAENLRNDLNAAKGLDSNKNEVNNAADRVTTSV; encoded by the exons ATGTTTCACTGTATCCCCCTGTGGCGGTGCAACCGTCATGTGGAGATGATCGATAAACGCCACTGCTCGCTGCTGTTCGTGCCCGACGAGATCTACCGCTACGGCcggagtttggaggagctgctgctcgATGCCAACCAGCTCCGGGACTTGCCCAAG CCGTTTTTCCAGCTGGTCAAACTAAGAAAACTTGGTCTGAGTGACAACGAGATCCATAGACTTCCACCAGAAATAGCCAACTTCATGCAGCTGGTAGAACTGGATGTCTCTCGAAATG ATATTATGGAAATTCCAGAGAGCATTTCATACTGCAGAGCCCTCCAAGTGGCAGATTTCAGTGGAAATCCATTAACAAG GTTACCTGAAAGCTTTCCAGAGCTGCGGAATCTAACATGCCTTTCCATCAATGATATTTCATTGCAAGTTCTTCCAGAAAACATTGGAAA CCTGTCCAACTTGGTATCACTAGAGCTCAGAGAAAATCTGCTCACATTCCTCCCAGA GTCACTATCTCAGCTTCATAGACTTGAAGAACTCGACCTAGGAAATAATGAACTGTACAATCTG CCGGAGTCAATAGGCTGTCTTGTCAGCTTGAAGGACTTGTGGCTGGATGGAAACCAGTTGGCTGACATACCTGCT GAAATAGGCAGTATGAAAAGCCTGCTGTGTCTGGATGTGTCAGAGAACAAACTTGGCTACCTTCCTGAGGAGTTGGGTGGCCTGCAGTCCCTAGCAGACCTGCTGGTGTCTCAGAACCTCATTGATGCGCTGCCTGAAAGCATTG gaAAGCTTCGGAAGCTTTCTATATTAAAAGCTGATCAGAATAAACTAACTTATCTTCCCGAGAGCATTGGCAACTGTGAAAGTCTTACGGAACTTGTGCTGACAGAAAACCACATACag AGCTTGCCAAGGAGTATTGGGAAATTGAAACGGCTTTCCAACTTCAACTGTGACAGAAACCAGCTAGTGACCTTACCCAAGGAG ATTGGGGGCTGCGCCGGTCTGAATGTCTTCTGCGTACGAGAGAACAAACTGACGAGGATACCATCAGAACTGTCTCAAGCCACTGAACTACATGTTTTTGATGTCTCTGGCAATAG GCTGACCCACTTGCCACTGTCACTGACCACACTACGACTGAAAGCCTTATGGTTGTCGGAAAACCAGTCGCAGCCTCTTCTCACCTTTCAGACCGATGAGGATCCTGCCTCAGGCGAAAAGGTGCTCACctgtgtgctgctgcctcagcagcCATGTGAACCAGACAATAAAG GCCCTGATAAACTTTCCCGCTTTGGAGCCCTAGAAAGCCTGGTGAATGACATGGCAGATGACACGTGGGACAACAAAGCCATGAACAGGATCAGTGCCATTCACTTCCTTGACGATGACGATGACGAAGATGACGACAAGGTCAGA GGAACACTACTTCGGCGGGCTACTCCTCACCCCGGTGAGCTGAAAACAATGAAGAAAGCAGCCGAGAACCTGCGCAACGACCTGAACGCTGCCAAAGGCCTGGACTCCAACAAAAATGAGGTCAATAACGCTGCAGACAGAGTGACCACGTCTGTGTGA
- the klhl31 gene encoding kelch-like protein 31, translating into MAPKKNKAAKKNKGDINEMTIMVEDSPVNKINGLNTLLEGGNGFNCISTEVTDSVYAPNLLEGMSNMRHESFLCDLTVATKSKSFDVHKVVMASCSEYIRNILKKDSALQKIDLNDLSPVGLATAITYAYSGKLTLSLYSIGSTIAAAMLLQISSLVKMCSDFLMQELSVENCMYVANIADAYDLKETKEAAQKFMRENFIEFSEMEQFLKLTYEQISAFLTDDSLQLPSEITAFQIAMKWLDFDEKRLKYAADLLTHIRFGTISAQDLVNHVQNVPRMMQDPECHRLLVDAMNYHLLPYQQNILQSRRTKVRGGLKVILTVGGRPALTEKSLSKDVLYRDADNLWNKLTEMPAKSFNQCVAVLDGFLYVAGGEDQNDARNQAKHAVSNFCRYDPRFNAWIHLSNMIQRRTHFSLNTFNGLLFAIGGRNSDGVQASVECYVPSSNQWQMKAPMEVPRCCHGSSVIDGKILVSGGYINNAYSRAVCSYDPSTDTWQDKNSLSTPRGWHCAATVGDRAYVIGGSQLGGRGERVDVLAVESYNPHNGQWSYCAPLHTGVSTAGISILNNKVYLLGGWNEGEKKYKKCIQVYNPDLNEWTEDDELPEATVGISCCVVTIPTRKTRESRASSVSSAPVSI; encoded by the exons ATGGCACCCAAAAAGAACAAGGCagcaaaaaagaataaaggagACATAAACGAAATGACCATAATGGTCGAGGACAGCCCCGTCAACAAGATCAATGGGTTGAATACACTGTTAGAAGGAGGAAATGGCTTCAACTGCATTTCAACTGAAGTTACTGATTCTGTGTATGCCCCAAACCTTCTGGAGGGCATGAGCAACATGAGGCACGAGAGCTTCCTGTGTGACCTAACAGTTGCCACCAAGTCAAAGTCCTTTGATGTCCACAAGGTTGTCATGGCCTCCTGCAGTGAGTACATTAGAAACATCTTGAAGAAGGATTCTGCCCTCCAAAAGATAGACCTGAACGATCTCTCACCGGTCGGCCTCGCCACTGCAATCACATATGCCTACTCCGGAAAACTGACCCTTTCACTGTACAGCATTGGCAGCACTATTGCCGCAGCCATgctgctgcagatcagcagCTTAGTGAAGATGTGCAGCGATTTCCTCATGCAGGAGCTCAGCGTGGAGAATTGCATGTATGTTGCCAACATTGCTGATGCGTACGACCTCAAAGAGACCAAGGAGGCAGCTCAGAAGTTCATGCGGGAGAACTTCATTGAGTTTTCCGAGATGGAGCAGTTCCTGAAGCTCACTTATGAACAGATCAGTGCTTTCCTCACTGATGATTCTCTGCAGCTTCCCTCCGAGATCACGGCCTTCCAGATTGCCATGAAATGGTTGGACTTTGATGAGAAAAGGCTGAAGTACGCAGCGGATCTCCTAACCCATATCCGCTTTGGCACTATCTCTGCCCAAGACCTGGTGAACCACGTCCAGAATGTGCCTAGGATGATGCAAGACCCCGAGTGCCACCGTCTCCTTGTTGATGCCATGAATTACCATCTGCTGCCATACCAACAGAACATCCTCCAGTCACGCAGAACGAAGGTACGCGGTGGCCTAAAGGTGATACTCACAGTCGGTGGACGTCCTGCCTTGACAGAGAAATCACTCAGCAAAGATGTTCTGTACAGAGATGCAGATAACCTGTGGAACAAATTGACAGAAATGCCGGCTAAGAGCTTTAATCAGTGTGTGGCAGTGTTGGATGGTTTCCTGTATGTGGCAGGTGGTGAGGACCAGAATGATGCAAGGAACCAGGCTAAGCATGCTGTTAGCAATTTCTGCAG ATATGACCCACGCTTCAACGCTTGGATTCACTTGAGCAACATGATCCAGAGACGAACCCACTTCAGCCTCAACACTTTCAATGGCCTGTTGTTTGCCATCGGAGGGCGTAACTCTGATGGTGTTCAGGCCTCTGTGGAGTGCTATGTGCCTTCCTCCAACCAATGGCAGATGAAAGCTCCAATGGAGGTGCCCCGCTGCTGTCACGGCAGTTCTGTCATCGACGGCAAGATCCTTGTATCCGGAGGTTACATCAACAACGCCTACTCCAGGGCTGTGTGCTCATACGACCCCTCTACCGATACCTGGCAGGATAAGAACAGTCTCAGCACGCCAAGAGGCTGGCACTGCGCTGCCACCGTGGGAGACCGAGCCTACGTCATTGGTGGTAGTCAGTTGGGAGGTCGCGGTGAGAGGGTGGATGTCCTTGCTGTCGAATCTTACAACCCTCACAATGGGCAGTGGAGCTACTGCGCGCCTCTTCACACAGGAGTGAGCACAGCCGGCATTTCCATTTTGAACAACAAGGTTTATCTCCTTGGAGGCTGgaatgagggagagaagaagTACAAGAAATGCATTCAGGTTTACAACCCTGACCTCAATGAATGGACTGAGGATGATGAATTGCCAGAAGCAACAGTTGGCATTTCATGCTGTGTTGTCACCATACCCACACGGAAAACACGGGAGTCCAGAGCCAGTTCGGTTTCATCTGCACCAGTTAGTATATAA